The DNA region AAAGAAGCTTTAAAAAGTTAATAAATCAAAGCAATTTAAATTCTATTAAATTAAAGAAAAATAAAAAAAGTAATAATAAATTTCTATCTAAAAAAAATAGTTATTTATACAATCACGAAGAAAAAAAGTACTCAATATTTTATAAAAAATCTCAAAGAAATAAAATGATTAGTCTTTTTCAGGGTGATACAGAAAATAAATTAAAGGCATTAAAAATTGCGGAAGAATTGGCTGATAAATCAACATTACCAATTTTACGAAAAGGCTTAAGAGATATTTCTCCTGAAGTCGTTGAAATTTCAGCTTTATTAATAAGACAGTTCAAGTAAACAATCAATTTTGCTTAGCACTGTTTATTGATCTAATTCTGTAAATTGGACGACTTTGACTTTCATGATATGTCCTAATTAAAAGTTCACTCAACAACCCAAAGCTAAATAATTGAACACCAGCAATTCCTAATATTAATGCAAACATCAGCAACGGACGATTTCCAATATCCTCACCCATTATTTTTAAAACTATCAAATAAGAACTTATCGCAAGGCTAAAGAAAATACTTATAATTCCAACAAAACCAAATCCATACATCGGTCTTGTTAAAAATTTAGTCATAAACCAAACAGTTAGTAAATCCATTAAAACTCTAAAAGTTCTATCAATTCCATATTTACTAGATCCATATTGCCTGCTCCTATGATTTACTTTAATTTCTTTGATTCTTGCACCTTCAATATTTGCTAAAACGGGCAAAAACCTATGAAGTTCCCCATATAACTTTATATCTTCTATTATTTCTTTCTTAAACGCTTTTAATGAGCAACCATAGTCATGCAACTTCAAACCTGTTACATGAGCTATTAACTTATTCGCTATTTTTGATGGTATCTTTCTATTAATTAATTTATCTTTTCTATCAAACCTCCAACCACAAACCAAATCAAAACCATTATTAATCTCTGAAATTAATAAAGGAATATCATTTGGATCATTCTGTAAATCACCATCCAAAGTAATAACAATATCGCCCTTAGAATTATCAAAGCCAGCTGACATTGCTGCAGTTTGACCATAATTTTTGCGAAGGGAAATTACTGACAATTCTTTAATTTTGAGAGTTAGTTGCTTTAATACTTGATGAGTATTATCTTTAGAACCATCATTTACAACAATCAATTCAAAATTAAATTTATGAGATGACATTACATTGATAACTTCATCCAATAAAAGACCAATACTCTCGCTTTCATTGAAAACAGGGACAATAACAGAAATTAATTGTTTTATATCTGACATTTATATCTAATTATAATTACACAATTTTAACTTAATTTAAAAACATTAAAATTAAACAAAAAAAATCACCACAAGCGTGGTGATTTAAATTATTTAAGGGAAATTTAACCAAACTTACCAGAAGTGGATGCGATAACAAATGCCCCAAATGTAAGTATGTTTCCAATCGTGAAATGTGCTAGTCCAACTAATCTAGCTTGAACAATTGAAAGTGCAACTGGCTTATCTCTCCAGCCAACAAGGTTAGCAATTGGAGTACGCTGATGTGCCCAAACTAATGTTTCAATTAATTCTTGCCAGTAACCACGCCATGAAATTAGGAACATGAAACCAGTAGCCCAAACTAAGTGACCGAATAGGAACATCCAAGCCCAAGGAGATAGGGAATTTACTCCAAATGGGTTATATCCATTAATAAGTTGAGCAGAGTTTAACCAGAGATAATCTCTGAACCAACCCATTAGATAAGTTCCTGATTCGTTAAATTGTGCTACGTTACCCTGCCAAATTGCTAGGTGTTTCCAATGCCAGTAGAAAGTTACCCATGCTAGTAAATTTAATGCCCAGAACATAGCTAAGTACATAGCGTCCCAAGATGAACTATCACAAGTACCTCCACGTCCAGGACCATCGCAAGGGAATGCATAACCTAAATCTTTCTTATCAGGAATTAATTTTGTTCCCCTAGCATCAAGTGCTCCTTTAATAAGTATTAAAGCGGTTGTATGAAGACCTAAAGCGATAGCATGGTGAACTAAGAAATCTGCAGGACCGATAGGTAAGAAAGCACTTAATGCATCTTGTCTGTTGATCAAATCCATCCAGTAGTGATTACCTGGCAATGAATTAGCAGCGAGACTTGCTGAACTTGTTGGATCAGATAATAAAGCATTAAAGCCGTACATCATTTTACCTTGAGCAGCTTGAACAAATTGAGCAAATACTGGCTCAATTAGAATTTGCTTTTCAGGATTACCAAAAGCTACAACAACGTCGTTATGAACATAAATTCCTAGAGTATGGAAACCAAGCAGCATTGTTACCCAACTAAGATGGCTTATCAAAGCTTCCTTTGTTCCAAGAACTCTTGCCAATACATTATCTTTATTTAATTCTGGATCATAATCTCTTACAAAGAAAATAGCTCCATGTGCAAATGCACCAACCATCAAGAACATTGCTATGTACTGATGATGACTATATAAAGCAGATTGTGTAGTATAGTCCCTGGCAATAAAAGCGTAAGAAGGAAGTGCACCCATGTGTTGAGCTACAAGAGAAGTTGCTACACCAAGGGATGCTAATGCTAATCCAAGTTGGAAATGTAATGAATTATTTACAGTTTCATATATTCCATCGTGGTTAATTCCAAAACTACCTTTATGAGGATCATTAGGGTGTCTTGTATTATGGGCTTCTGTAATTTCTTTGAGGCTATGACCAATACCAAAAGTATTTCTATACATATGACCAGCAATTACAAAAACTGTTCCAATCGCAATATGGTGATGCGCAATATCGGTAAGCCATAATGCTTCACTTTGAGGATGAAGACCACCTAAGAAAGTAAAGATTGCTGTTCCAGCTCCTTCAGCTGTTCCAAATACTTGATCTAAAGAATCAGGATTTTGGGCATAAGCTCCCCAGTTTAAAGTAAAGAAAGGAGCTAATCCTGCAGGGTGAGGAAGCACTGTTAACCAGTTATCCCAACCTACATGCTGACCTCTTGATTCAGGTATAGCAACATGAACCAAATGGCCTGTCCAAGCGATACTACTAAAACCAAATAAGACAGCTAAATGATGATTTAATCTTGACTCTGCATTTTTAAACCAAGCTAAAGAAGGTCTGAATTTTGGCTGTAAGTGTAACCAACCAGCAAATAGAGTCCAACAAGCCAAAATACTCATGAATATTGAAGCTTGGAAGAGTTGCTCGTTAGTTCTCATTCCAATTGTGTACCACCAATGGTAGAGACCTGAATAAGCGATGTTTACTGGACCGCTTGCTCCAGCTTGTGTCATTGCTTCTGTTATGCCAGATCCAAAATGAGGGTCCCAAATAGCATGAGCTATAGGGCGGACATGAGTTGGATCTAGTACAAATTGCTCAAAATTACCTTGCCAAGCAATATGAAATAAGTTACCGGCTACCCAGAGAGCAATTATTGCTAGATGTCCAAAATGTGTAGAGAATAGCTTCTGATAAAGTTTTTCTTCGGTCATACCGTCATGACTTTCAAAGTCATGAGCGGTAGCTATTCCGTACCATATTCGTCGGGTTGTGGGGTCCTGAGCTAGACCCTGGTTAAATGATGGAAATTTTGTTGCCATTGAATTAAAAAGGTGAAGTTCAGGTTATTAGCCCAGCCCGAAAAGGCGAGCATGGAAGAAGGCCCATGTGGTAGCTATACCACCTACAAGGAAGTGTGTAACGCCTACTGCACGTCCCTGAGTAATAGATAGAGCTCGAGGTTGAATGGTTGGTGCAACCTTTAGTTTATTGTGTGCCCAAACAATTGATTCGAACAATTCTTGCCAATATCCTCTTCCGCTGAAGAGGAACATTAAGCTGAACGCCCATATAAAGTGAGCTCCCAAGAACATCAAACCGTACATGCTTATTGATTGACCATAGCTTGTTAATACTTGAGAAGCTTGAGCCCAGAGGAAATCTCTTAACCAACCATTGATAGTAATTGAACTTTGTGCAAAATTACCACCAGTAAGTCCCCAAACATCACTCTGCATTTTCCAAGAGAAGTGGAAAATAACTATTGATAAACAGTTATACATCCAGAAGAGAGCTAAGAAAACGTGATCCCATGAAGAAACTTGACATGTACCACCTCTTCCTGGACCATCACAAGGGAATCTAAATCCTAAAGAAGCTTTATCAGGAATCAACCTTGAACTTCTTGCATAAAGAACTCCTTTAAGAAGTATCAAAACAGTTACATGGATTTGGAAAGCATGAATATGATGAATCATTAAATCAGCTGTGCCTAGTGGAATTGGCGCTATGGCTACCTTTCCACCAACTTCTACTAGACTTCCATTAAAGACTTCACTTATAGCTTTATGAGGTAAAGCTTCTGCAGTACCTGCTAAGAGGGAAGTCCCAACAGCAGATGCTTGAATACTCTGTACCCATTGAGCAAAGATTGGCTGAAGTTGGATAGCAGAATCACTAAACATATCTTGAGGTCTACCCAAAGCTCTCATAGTATCGTTGTGAATATAGAGTCCAAAACTATGGAATCCTAACCACATACAAACCCAGTTCAAGTGACTGATTAAAGCATCTCTTGCTTTAAGAATTCTGTCTAATACATTATCAATATGTTTTGCTGGATCGTAATCTCTAACCATTGCAATTCCAGCATGCGCACCTGCTCCTACTATGAATAATCCACCTATCCACATGTGATGGGTAAATAATCCAAGAACTGTCATGTAGTCAGTAGCTATATAAGGATATGGAGGCATCGCATACATGTGATGAGATACAAGTATGCTTATTGATCCAAGCATCGCTAGGTTTACTGATAGCTGAGCATGTCTACTTTCTGCCATGAACTCAAAAAGACCTTGATGACCTTTAGGGGCAGGGAATAATATTGGGTCTCCTTGTTGTGAATCTAATATTTCTTTCATACTGTGACCAATACCGTAGTTGGTTCTGTACATATGACCACCTATTATCGCTATTACACCAAAAGCTAAATGATGATGTGAAACATCAGTCATCCACAAGCTTCCTGTCACAGGGTTAAGTCCACCTTTGAAAGTAAGGAAGTCTGAGAAAGCTAACCAATTTAAACTAAAGAAATTACCTGTACCACTTGCTAATCCTGGAAATATCTGACCGATAATTTGTGGATCGCAGAGTTGATGCGGCATAGGCATATCTGCAATAGTTGCTATTTCTTTTCCATTAATAACTAAAGGAGACCCTGCATCAATTGCATCTAATAGAGCTGCAGTAGGAGCTCCGATATGTATACAATGACCAGCCCATGCTAAAGAACCTAAACCTACTAAACCAGCTATGTGGTGGTTAAGCATAGACTCAATATCTTGAAACCACTCCATTTTTGGAGCTGCTTTGTGGTAATGAAAAATTCCAGCATGAAGCATAAGCGCCGCCATTACTACAGCACCTATTGCTAAAGCCATAAGTTCACTCTCATTAGTGATTCCCCATGCTCGCCACATGTGGAATATTCCTGAACTAATTTGAATACCGTTGTAATTAGCACCAAGGTCAGCATTAAGCATTTCTTGACCAACGATTGCCCATACTTGCTGAGCTCCTGGTTTTACATGAGTTGGATCAGCTAACCAACCTGAGTAATTAGAAAATCTTGCTCCATGGAAAAATGCAGCGCTCATCCATATAAAAATGACTGCAAGATGTCCAAAATGAGCTGAAAAGATTTTTCTTGTTGCTTCTTCAGCATCGCCTGTATGCACATCAAAATCATGTGCATCAGCATGCAAATTCCAGATCCAAGTTGTAGTTTTCGGACCTTTAGATAATTTACTTGACCAGAATCCTGGCTTATCTAATTTGGCAAAATCAATAGGTCTTGGGTCGGCCTTGACAGGATCTTCCAAAACTTTTTTGTTTTTTTCTCCACTTTCTGGTGGGCTGATGGTCATCTAGCACCTCGAAAATAATTGACATTAAAGCCGATTGATCGGATCTTGAACTTATTTTTAATCATAATGTTCAAGAAAACGAATCCTTCGGAACTTTAGATATTCGTTTCAAAAATAATAAGGCAAAGATTCTTTCGTTATGCATTAACGTAACAAATGTTCTAATGATTGTTACTATATGAATATTTTGTTAAATTCTAGTCTATGACTAAATTATGAGTATTTTTACTCAAAATTTATAAAAATTTCTTAAATTTTTTTTTATATTTCAAAGAAAATTTTTAAAATCCATCGACAGTATATAATTTCAAAGTTACTATCAATAGTTTCTAATTTGAAAGGCATTGCGATAGGTCTATCTAATAATTCAAAAGAAATTTTAAAAAGGCTTAAAAAAACCGAATTTGTCAAAGACATATATATTGCAGGTTCTTCAAAAGAGGATGAAAAGGAAAATGAACTTATTCAAGTACTAAAACCTAGAGAAATATTACTAAAAAAATGGCCGAAGATAGATTTAATAATTTTTATAGGCTCAATTGCTGCATCAATACGCCTAATAAATCCATTTTTAACCTCTAAGGATCAAGATCCAGGAGTAATAGTTATAGATAACAAATGTTCCAAGATAGTTCCATTAATTGGCTTACATCAGTCAAATACGCAAAATATTTCATGTCAAATTGCTAATTTACTTGGTGGCGAAATTATAGAAACTAATAATTCCAATGATCAAAGCCTCTTAAATCTTGATGCATTTGGAAATCAATGGGGGTGGAAAAGATCTGGCAAAATCAACGATTGGTCAAAACTAGTAATTAAACAAGCTAAAAACGAAGAAATATTTTGCAAACAATTATCTGGTAATAGCTTATGGAAAACTTCAGAATCAGCTGAGATTATTAATCAAATTGATAAAAAAGAAACTGAAAAAACAGATTCAACATTTCATGTGAGTATATTCGAAAATCATGGAACAACTTGGCACCCGCCTGTATTATGGATTGGCATTGGATGTGAAAGAAATACAAGCAAAGAATTAATAGCCAATTCTTTAAATAATCTTTTGGAGTCAGGAAATTTATCGCAGCAATCAATTGCGGGATTTGCAACTATAGATATAAAAAAAGATGAGAAAGGAATTTTAGAACTTTCTGAAGAAAAAAACTTGCCTATAAAGTTTTTTAGTAAAAAAGATCTTTCAACAATAATTGTTCCAAATCCATCAAATGTCGTGCAAAAGGAAATTGGTACACCTTCCGTAGCTGAAGCCTCTTGCTTACTCGCAGCGGGAGAAGAATCAAAATTATTAGAAGAAAAAAGAATTTTCAAAAATCAATCTGGGGCAGTAACTATCGCTGTAGCAGAATCAAAAAATCAATATAATCCAACCCATGGTGAGATCCATATTATTGGAAGTGGGCCTGGTGATATCTCCTTTCTAACCAATAATGCAAGAAAAGCACTTTCAAGATGTACTGTTTGGATTGGATACAAAATGTATTTAGATTTAATAAATCCCTTAAAAAGGAATGATCAGGTTTTAATTGAAAGTAAACTTACTGAGGAAAAAGAGAGATGCAGTAAAGCAATTAAACTAGCTGAAGAAGGAATAAAAGTGGCTTTAATTTCTTCAGGTGAATCTGGATTTTATGGAATGGCAGGTTTACTTTTAGAATTACTACAAAAAATAAAAAAAGAATATAGACCTTACTTTGAAGTACATCCAGGTATAAGTAGTGTTCAATTAGCTGCTGCAATTAGTGGAGCACCACTAATGAATGACTTTTGTTCAGTAAGCTTAAGCGATAAATTAACTCCGTGGTCTTTAATAGAAAAAAGAATTAAAGGAGCTCTTATGGGCGACTTTGTAATAGCTTTATTTAATCCTCAATCCATTGAGAGAAATTGGCAGCTTAAAAGTGTAATAGATATATGTTTACAATCTAGGCATTGTGATACTCCAGTTTTATTAGCTAGACAAGTAGGGCGAGAAAATCAAACCAAAAAATTTTTTACTTTAAATACCATTCCTTTTAAAGAGATTGATATGTTATCAATCATTATTATTGGCAATTCTCAAACAACCTTAGTTGACGAAATATTTCTCACTCCCAGAGGATATTTACAAAATTAAGTTTCGCTAATCCATAATTTTTATAAATAGAATGTTTTTCTTTGCTTTTTCTTTATAAGAATACTAATCTTTTATAATAATGATGTAAGAAAATTAATTGAAAAATATTGGTTTAATTTTGTTTGACATTGATGGGGTAATCCGCAGCGTAGAGAAGAGTTACAGACTTTCATTAAAAAAAACTGTCTACAAATTTACCGGATGGGAGCCAAGTTATATAGATATTGATAATGCCAAAAATGAAGGGATTTGGAATAATGACTGGGATTTAAGTTTAGAACTTATAAAAAGATTTACAAAAAAAGAAAACTTAAACCTTAGAATTCCTTCAAGAGAGGAGATAGTAAAATGTTTTGAAAAGTTTTACTTTGGTGGAGATCCAAATAAAGATAGTAAATACTGGTCGGGTTACATAACAAATGAGGAGTTATTAGTTGATAAAAAGTTTTTTGATTTAATTCAAGATAATGGAATAATCTGGGGCTTTGTTAGTGGTGCAGAGTCTGCTTCTGCAAAATTTGTTTTAGAAAAAAGACTTGGACTAAAATCACCACCATTAATATCTATGGGAGATGCCCCTGATAAGCCTAATCCTAAAGGTTTTATTAACTTATCAAAAAAGCTTATTGGAGATAAAATTGGTGAATCAAATATTCCCATTGCATATGTAGGAGATACTATTGCAGATATAAATACAGTTATAAACGCTAGAAAGGAAATACCATCTCAGAAATTCATAAGTATCGGAATAGCTCCCCCTCATTTACATTTAGATTCTCGATTGAAAGAACGTAATTCTTACGAAACAAATCTTAGAAATGCAGGCGCTGACTTGATTTTAAATTCTATTTATGACCTAGAAGATATTGATCTTGACTTGTTTTAAAACAAATATTAAGTAAAAATTTTCTAAATAAATCACGGAGAGGGAGGGATTCGAACCCTCGACAAAAGTTACCTCCTGTAACTCCTTAGCAGGGAGCCGCTTTCAACCACTCAGCCACCTCTCCAGTTCTTATACATTATCAATTTTTATGCAAACATTCAAAATTTTTTATTTAATCGAAATGTCTAATCTACTTGAACTTTAGGTAATCTATTTTTAAAAGAACAAAGAATTTCCCAAGGAATAGTATTAGATTTTCTCGCCCATTCAAGAGGAGAAATTGTTTTATCTCCATCAGATCCTAGTAATAACACGGTACTACCAACTTTAATTTCATTAGAATCTGTTATGTCTACCATCATTTGGTCCATAGTTATAGATCCAACTTGAGGATAAAATTTATTATTGTAGATTACGTTAATCTTGCCTGAAAGATTTCTTGGTACACCATCTGCATAACCAATACTTAATACAGCTAACTTAGTTTTTCTATGACTTACAAATTTGCCTCCGTAACTTACACTTACACCTTTATCAATATTTCTTATAAAAGCTACTTTGACCTTCAAAGATAAAGCTGGTTTAAGTAATAAATTTTTATCTATTTTGTCTGATGGACTGTATCCGTACATAGAAAGCCCAACACGTACCATGTGAAAATGAAAATCTTTGCTAAGAAGCATTCCCGCAGAATTAGACAAATGAATCTTAATTTCATTATTTCTATCAAGATTAATTTGCTTTAATAATTCATTAAACTTCAGTCTTTGTAATTGTGTAATACTTTGAGAATCTATTGCGTTAGCTTCATCTGCAGAGGATAAATGACTATATATTCCTTTTATTAAAATGTTCTCAAAAGATTTTATTTTTTCAAATTGCTGAACAAATTTAATGTATTCAAATCCTAATCTTGACATTCCCGTATCAACTTTAAGATGTAAAAGAAATTTCAATCCAAAGTGCTTACCAATGTTATTGCAAATTAAACATTCTCTTATACTACTGATAGTTGGCATAAGATCATTTTTAAAACATATAATAAGATCCTTTTTCGTATAAAGATTTCCGAGAATAAGTATTGGTTTTTTAACTCCGGCAGAACGAAGCTTAATTCCTTCATTTAATGTGGCAACACCTAATTGAGATGCTCCACCTTTGATAGCATACTGTGATACTAATTTCGCATCATGTCCATATCCATCAGCTTTAACGACTGCCATAAATTGACAATTTTTACTTAATTTTGATCTTAACTGTCTAACGTTTGTTTCTATTGCTTTACCTTTAACTTCAATCCATGCTCTTTGTTTTAAATCTATATCTTTTTCAAAATTTGGAAATTTGTCAAATTTAAATACCTGATTTGTTTGCCTATTTTGCATTAACTTTGCACAAATATATGCGCTTATTGAAATATACAGTTAGCATGACATGTAAATTGTATTTTGGCATGGGCCAGACTCTAGTTTTAAATGCATCTTATGAACCTTTAAACATCACTTCCTGGCGAAGAGCAGTAATTTTGATGATTAAAGGTAAAGCAGAAAGCTTAGAGGAAGATAAAACATATTCAATTCATAGTGGGAAAAAGTTGCCGACAGTTATAAGACTTCGTTACTACGTCAAAGTTCCTTTTAGAGAGGTTTCTTTAACAAGAAAAAATATTCTTCTAAGAGATAATAATTCTTGCCAATACTGTAACTATAGGGGTAGTGACCTATCAATAGATCATGTTTTACCGAGAAGCAGAGGTGGAACAGATAACTGGGAAAATGTTACTACAGCATGTCTTAGATGTAATGTACAAAAAGGTAATCGAACCCCCGAAGAGGCGAATATGCCCTTAAAACGTAGGCCTTATCGTCCATTAAGTAATTTAAATTTTGAAGCTACAAGACAAATTGACTCTGGCAAGCATAAAGAATGGAGTAAATACGTAATAGGAGTTGCAATCTAATAAAAGAACCTTAATTTACTTCTTTATTAAAATCTTCCATCATTCTTTTTTGTTCTTGTGCTATACATGCATTAATCACTTCTTCTAATTGACCAGCAAGAATTGGCTCAAGAGAAAAATTGGAACCTAATCTATGATCAGTTGTCCTGTTATCTTTAAAATTGTAAGTTCTGATTTTTTCACTTCTATCGCCTGTTCCGACCTGGGAAAGCCTTTGTGATCTCTCTTTTGCATTGGCTTCTTTTAATTGAATTTCATACAATTTAGCTCTTAAAATTTCCATTGCTCGTTCGCGATTTTGCAATTGTGATCTCTCTTGAGTACAAAAAACTCTTATTCCTGTAGGCTTGTGGAGAAGATCAATAGCTGTCTCTACCTTATTAACATTTTGTCCCCCTGCACCTCCTGATCTTGCTGTTCCAACTTCTAGATCTGTGGGATCAATTTTAACCTCAACAGGATCAGCCTCAGGCATAACGGCAACTGTAGCAGTAGAGGTGTGAACTCTCCCTTGAGATTCAGTAGCTGGCACTCTTTGGACTCTATGTACACCAGCCTCAAATTTAAGTTGACTATATACAGAATCTCCCTTAACGGAGATGACTAACTCCTTAAATCCACCCATATCTGACTCGGAAGCACTAACAGGTTTTACAGACCATCCAATTTTTTGTCCATATCTTTCATACATTCTTGCTAAATCACCCGCCCAGATACAAGCCTCGTTACCTCCAGCACCGGCTCTGATTTCTAACATTACACTTCTTTCATCTCTTGGGTCTTTTGGCAATAATGCGATTGTGGTTTTTTGAATAAGTTCAATCTTAGATTCCTCTAGAGTTATTAACTCCTCATTTATCAAAGATTCCATTTCTTTATCATTTCTATTCTCTTTTAGTAGATTTTTTGAATCTTCGATTTCTTTATCAGTATCAATCAACTTATTAAAATCAATTACCAAAGGTTCCAATTTTGACCGTTCTCTTGCTATTGATTCTAATTTTTTTGGATCATTAGCTATATCAGGATCTGCAAGTTGTACTTCCAAATTTTCAAAACTTTCTGAAGCAGTTTTCAACCTTGCAATTAATGTTGAGTATTCCAATTGAAATTGTGCTTAATTTTGAAAATTCTATTTTTTAGAATCTTTTTCTTCTTTTTTCTCTTTTGATGTGTCTGAATTAGCTGAACCCATTCCATATTTTTTCATAAACCTATCAACCCTACCTTCTGTATCAAGAATCTTCTGAGTTCCAGTGAAGAAGGGATGATTACCACTCCATACATCAACATGTAATTCGGGCTGCGTTGAGCCAGTAGTCATTACAACTTCTCCATTACAAAAAACTTTTGCGTCTGGATACCATTTTGGGTGTATTTCGGATTTTGGCATAATTTGAATTCCTTTAACGTTTGGAGAATTGAGGAGCTTTTCTTGCTTTTTTAAGACCATATTTTCTTCTTTCCTTAGCTCTAGGATCTCTGCTGAGATGACCTTCAGTTTTTAGAGGTTTTCTATTGTCGGGAGATAATTCGCAAAGTGCTCTTGCTGCTCCTTGCTTAATAGCATCTGCTTGACCTGTCAATCCACCACCAAAAACGTTAACAAGAATATCATAGGAATTTTCAAGGCCTAATGTTTGCAAAGGTGCTTTTATTGAATTTAAGTGGAGAGGGTTAAAGTTTAAGTAATCATCTCCAGAACGACCATTAATTTTTATTAGTCCATTTCCTGGTATCAAGCGTACTCTAGCTACTGAAGTTTTTCTTCTTCCAGTTCCCCAATACACAGCTTTGTTTTTTATTTGACTGTTCATTTTGATAAATTTAACTATTTAATAATACAGGATTCTGAGCAGCATGAGGATGATCAGCACCTTTATAAACTTTTAATTTTTTAAATTGCTGTCTTCCTAAAGAGTTATGTGGCAGCATACCCTTAACAGCTTGCTCGATGATTCTTTCAGGAATTCTTTCTTGTAGAGACTCAAATTTTTCAATTTTCATTCCTCCTGGTCTTCCAGAATGTCTTCTATACAATTTTTGTGATGCTTTTTTACCTGTTACCTCAACTTTTTCAGCATTAACTACAATTACGAAATCTCCAGTATCTAAATGAGGTGTAAATGTAGGTTTATTCTTACCTCTTAAAACAGTTGCGATTTCTGTAGCAAGTCTCCCAAGTGTCTTATCTTTTGCGTCAACTAAAAACCAATTTCTTTTAATGGTTTCTAATGAT from Prochlorococcus marinus XMU1410 includes:
- the cobJ gene encoding precorrin-3B C(17)-methyltransferase produces the protein MKGIAIGLSNNSKEILKRLKKTEFVKDIYIAGSSKEDEKENELIQVLKPREILLKKWPKIDLIIFIGSIAASIRLINPFLTSKDQDPGVIVIDNKCSKIVPLIGLHQSNTQNISCQIANLLGGEIIETNNSNDQSLLNLDAFGNQWGWKRSGKINDWSKLVIKQAKNEEIFCKQLSGNSLWKTSESAEIINQIDKKETEKTDSTFHVSIFENHGTTWHPPVLWIGIGCERNTSKELIANSLNNLLESGNLSQQSIAGFATIDIKKDEKGILELSEEKNLPIKFFSKKDLSTIIVPNPSNVVQKEIGTPSVAEASCLLAAGEESKLLEEKRIFKNQSGAVTIAVAESKNQYNPTHGEIHIIGSGPGDISFLTNNARKALSRCTVWIGYKMYLDLINPLKRNDQVLIESKLTEEKERCSKAIKLAEEGIKVALISSGESGFYGMAGLLLELLQKIKKEYRPYFEVHPGISSVQLAAAISGAPLMNDFCSVSLSDKLTPWSLIEKRIKGALMGDFVIALFNPQSIERNWQLKSVIDICLQSRHCDTPVLLARQVGRENQTKKFFTLNTIPFKEIDMLSIIIIGNSQTTLVDEIFLTPRGYLQN
- the psaB gene encoding photosystem I core protein PsaB: MATKFPSFNQGLAQDPTTRRIWYGIATAHDFESHDGMTEEKLYQKLFSTHFGHLAIIALWVAGNLFHIAWQGNFEQFVLDPTHVRPIAHAIWDPHFGSGITEAMTQAGASGPVNIAYSGLYHWWYTIGMRTNEQLFQASIFMSILACWTLFAGWLHLQPKFRPSLAWFKNAESRLNHHLAVLFGFSSIAWTGHLVHVAIPESRGQHVGWDNWLTVLPHPAGLAPFFTLNWGAYAQNPDSLDQVFGTAEGAGTAIFTFLGGLHPQSEALWLTDIAHHHIAIGTVFVIAGHMYRNTFGIGHSLKEITEAHNTRHPNDPHKGSFGINHDGIYETVNNSLHFQLGLALASLGVATSLVAQHMGALPSYAFIARDYTTQSALYSHHQYIAMFLMVGAFAHGAIFFVRDYDPELNKDNVLARVLGTKEALISHLSWVTMLLGFHTLGIYVHNDVVVAFGNPEKQILIEPVFAQFVQAAQGKMMYGFNALLSDPTSSASLAANSLPGNHYWMDLINRQDALSAFLPIGPADFLVHHAIALGLHTTALILIKGALDARGTKLIPDKKDLGYAFPCDGPGRGGTCDSSSWDAMYLAMFWALNLLAWVTFYWHWKHLAIWQGNVAQFNESGTYLMGWFRDYLWLNSAQLINGYNPFGVNSLSPWAWMFLFGHLVWATGFMFLISWRGYWQELIETLVWAHQRTPIANLVGWRDKPVALSIVQARLVGLAHFTIGNILTFGAFVIASTSGKFG
- a CDS encoding glycosyltransferase family 2 protein, with amino-acid sequence MSDIKQLISVIVPVFNESESIGLLLDEVINVMSSHKFNFELIVVNDGSKDNTHQVLKQLTLKIKELSVISLRKNYGQTAAMSAGFDNSKGDIVITLDGDLQNDPNDIPLLISEINNGFDLVCGWRFDRKDKLINRKIPSKIANKLIAHVTGLKLHDYGCSLKAFKKEIIEDIKLYGELHRFLPVLANIEGARIKEIKVNHRSRQYGSSKYGIDRTFRVLMDLLTVWFMTKFLTRPMYGFGFVGIISIFFSLAISSYLIVLKIMGEDIGNRPLLMFALILGIAGVQLFSFGLLSELLIRTYHESQSRPIYRIRSINSAKQN
- the psaA gene encoding photosystem I core protein PsaA, with product MTISPPESGEKNKKVLEDPVKADPRPIDFAKLDKPGFWSSKLSKGPKTTTWIWNLHADAHDFDVHTGDAEEATRKIFSAHFGHLAVIFIWMSAAFFHGARFSNYSGWLADPTHVKPGAQQVWAIVGQEMLNADLGANYNGIQISSGIFHMWRAWGITNESELMALAIGAVVMAALMLHAGIFHYHKAAPKMEWFQDIESMLNHHIAGLVGLGSLAWAGHCIHIGAPTAALLDAIDAGSPLVINGKEIATIADMPMPHQLCDPQIIGQIFPGLASGTGNFFSLNWLAFSDFLTFKGGLNPVTGSLWMTDVSHHHLAFGVIAIIGGHMYRTNYGIGHSMKEILDSQQGDPILFPAPKGHQGLFEFMAESRHAQLSVNLAMLGSISILVSHHMYAMPPYPYIATDYMTVLGLFTHHMWIGGLFIVGAGAHAGIAMVRDYDPAKHIDNVLDRILKARDALISHLNWVCMWLGFHSFGLYIHNDTMRALGRPQDMFSDSAIQLQPIFAQWVQSIQASAVGTSLLAGTAEALPHKAISEVFNGSLVEVGGKVAIAPIPLGTADLMIHHIHAFQIHVTVLILLKGVLYARSSRLIPDKASLGFRFPCDGPGRGGTCQVSSWDHVFLALFWMYNCLSIVIFHFSWKMQSDVWGLTGGNFAQSSITINGWLRDFLWAQASQVLTSYGQSISMYGLMFLGAHFIWAFSLMFLFSGRGYWQELFESIVWAHNKLKVAPTIQPRALSITQGRAVGVTHFLVGGIATTWAFFHARLFGLG